The proteins below are encoded in one region of Salvelinus namaycush isolate Seneca chromosome 39, SaNama_1.0, whole genome shotgun sequence:
- the LOC120032557 gene encoding zinc finger protein 2 homolog: protein CGQCGKRFAVSSTLTLHQRIHTGEKPFSCDQCGKSCTSSGSLTLHQRTHTGEKPYSCGHCGKSFSASTALTIHQRTHTGEKPYSCDQCGKRCITSGSLTRHQITHTGEKSYSCDQCGKFTRSGSLTLHQRTHTGEKPYSCDQCGKCFTISSHLTRHQRTHTGEKSYSCGQCGKSFAASSYLTQHQRTHTGEKPYSCGQCGK, encoded by the exons tgtggtcaatgtgggaagagatttgctgtatctagcactctgactctacaccagcgaatacacacaggagagaaaccttttagctgtgatcaatgtgggaagagttgtaCCTCATCTGGCTctttgactctacaccagagaacacacacaggagagaaaccttatagctgtggtcattgtgggaagagtttttctgcATCTACAGcactgactatacaccagagaacacacacaggagagaaaccttacagctgtgatcaatgtgggaagagatgtattacatctggctctctgactcgacaccagataacacacacaggagagaaatcttacagctgtgatcaatgtgggaa atttactagatctggctctctgactctacaccagagaacccacacaggagagaaaccttacagctgtgatcaatgtgggaagtgttttactatatctagccatctgactcgacaccagagaacacacacaggagagaaatcttatagctgtgggcaatgtgggaagagttttgctgcatctagctatctgactcaacaccagagaacacacacaggagagaaaccgtatagctgtggtcaatgtgggaag